In Candidatus Dormiibacterota bacterium, the following proteins share a genomic window:
- a CDS encoding ABC transporter ATP-binding protein: MLELTDVVAGYGGNTVLHGVSLTVPERSIVCVLGANGAGKTTTLRAISGTVRRSGAIRLDGRAIDRASAEQIARWGVAHVPQGGSVYRRLTVEENLRMGAHLRRDRDVRADRHRLSDYFPWLSRRCDQLAGTLSGGQQRMLAIARGLMMRPCLLMLDEPSLGLAPLVVKEVFEVVRTISAELGMAVLVVEQNARLALRSAVHGYVLEAGAVAVSGRSEVLRAEDSVRRSYLGD; the protein is encoded by the coding sequence ATGCTCGAGCTCACTGACGTGGTCGCGGGGTACGGCGGCAACACCGTCCTCCACGGCGTGTCGCTCACCGTCCCGGAGCGGTCGATCGTCTGTGTGCTCGGCGCCAACGGCGCGGGCAAGACCACGACCCTGCGTGCGATCTCCGGGACGGTCCGGCGCTCGGGGGCGATCCGCCTCGACGGCCGTGCCATCGACCGGGCGTCGGCCGAGCAGATCGCCCGCTGGGGGGTCGCCCACGTCCCCCAGGGGGGCAGCGTGTACCGGAGGCTCACCGTGGAGGAGAACCTGCGGATGGGCGCGCACCTCCGCCGCGACCGCGACGTGCGCGCCGACCGGCATCGGCTCAGCGACTACTTCCCCTGGTTGAGCAGGCGGTGCGACCAGCTCGCCGGCACGCTGAGCGGCGGCCAGCAGCGCATGCTCGCCATCGCCCGCGGCCTGATGATGCGCCCGTGCCTGCTGATGCTCGACGAGCCCTCGCTGGGGCTCGCCCCGCTGGTCGTGAAGGAGGTGTTCGAGGTGGTGCGAACCATCAGCGCCGAGCTGGGGATGGCGGTGCTGGTGGTCGAGCAGAACGCGCGCCTGGCGCTGCGGTCCGCCGTGCACGGGTACGTGCTCGAGGCCGGCGCGGTCGCCGTCTCCGGTCGCAGCGAGGTGCTGCGCGCCGAGGACTCGGTGCGCCGCTCGTACCTCGGCGACTGA
- a CDS encoding ABC transporter ATP-binding protein, which yields MVAGRGGRCGVTLTAGLEPARWDGRPGAHPAGVAPALLQVRDVSLAFGGVVALDRVGFDVAPGAICGLIGPNGAGKTSMVNCITGAYRPDAGDIVFDGTSLLRTPAHGMVRRGIARSFQNLQLFASMSVLENVLVGDHVRIDGAFLTAGIRAPRVRRNEASARDRAREALRTVGIERLADQPVAAVPYAAQKLTEMARALVSRPRLLLLDEPAGGLSRGEVDGLIALIRRVRDEYALAILLIEHHMNLVMSLCDRIVVLDFGRAIATGTPAEIRTDPAVIDAYLGIDEDEDDARAH from the coding sequence ATGGTGGCTGGTCGTGGGGGGAGGTGTGGTGTCACTCTCACCGCCGGCCTCGAGCCGGCGCGATGGGACGGCCGTCCCGGCGCGCACCCGGCCGGCGTCGCACCCGCCCTTCTCCAGGTTCGCGACGTCAGCCTGGCCTTCGGCGGGGTGGTGGCCCTCGACCGGGTCGGCTTCGACGTCGCGCCGGGCGCGATCTGCGGGCTGATCGGGCCCAACGGTGCGGGCAAGACCTCGATGGTCAACTGCATCACCGGCGCCTACCGCCCGGATGCCGGCGACATCGTGTTCGACGGGACCAGCCTGCTCCGCACCCCCGCCCATGGCATGGTGCGACGGGGCATCGCCCGCAGCTTCCAGAACCTCCAGCTCTTCGCCTCGATGTCGGTGCTGGAGAACGTCCTCGTCGGTGACCACGTCCGCATCGACGGCGCCTTCCTCACCGCCGGGATCCGCGCCCCCCGGGTGCGGCGGAACGAGGCGTCGGCTCGCGACCGTGCTCGGGAGGCGCTGCGCACCGTCGGCATCGAGCGGCTCGCCGACCAGCCCGTCGCCGCGGTCCCGTACGCGGCGCAGAAGCTCACCGAGATGGCCCGTGCGCTGGTGTCGCGGCCGCGCCTGCTGCTGCTCGACGAGCCCGCCGGCGGGCTGAGCCGCGGCGAGGTCGACGGCCTCATCGCGCTGATCCGGCGGGTTCGCGACGAGTACGCCCTCGCCATCCTGCTCATCGAGCATCACATGAACCTGGTGATGTCGCTCTGCGACCGCATCGTCGTCCTCGACTTCGGCCGTGCGATCGCGACCGGGACCCCCGCCGAGATCCGCACCGATCCCGCGGTGATCGACGCCTACCTCGGCATCGACGAGGACGAGGACGATGCTCGAGCTCACTGA
- a CDS encoding branched-chain amino acid ABC transporter permease, with translation MRQLSQQVVSGLASGGIFASLALAFVLVYRAMGVVNFAQGEIAMFTTFIAWSLLETGMPYLAAFLLAVVAAFAIGVGVERTVIRPVERGPVLATVIVTIGLATVFNGLAGAIWLYMLKAFPSPFSARTVTVDGVAISYQDLGLIGASLVVMVLMYGFFQRTRLGLVMRAAALDPVTSRLLGVRVGWMLALGWGLAAMVGAVSGMMVAPVVFLEPNFMQTVAVYALAAAVLGGIDSALGAVVGGAIVGVTVNLAGTYLGSIGASLRLVVALAIIVGVLVVRPSGLLGRPDAQRV, from the coding sequence ATGCGCCAGCTCAGCCAGCAGGTGGTCAGCGGCCTCGCCTCGGGCGGCATCTTCGCCAGCCTGGCACTGGCCTTCGTCCTGGTCTACCGGGCCATGGGGGTGGTGAACTTCGCCCAGGGCGAGATCGCGATGTTCACCACCTTCATCGCCTGGTCGCTCCTGGAGACGGGGATGCCCTACCTGGCGGCGTTCCTGCTCGCCGTGGTCGCCGCCTTCGCCATCGGGGTCGGGGTCGAGCGCACCGTCATCCGTCCGGTCGAGCGCGGGCCGGTGCTGGCGACGGTGATCGTCACCATCGGGCTCGCCACCGTCTTCAACGGGCTGGCCGGCGCGATCTGGCTGTACATGCTGAAGGCGTTCCCCAGCCCCTTCAGCGCGCGCACCGTCACCGTCGACGGCGTCGCCATCAGCTACCAGGACCTCGGCCTGATCGGCGCCTCGCTGGTGGTGATGGTGCTGATGTACGGGTTCTTCCAGCGCACCCGCCTGGGACTGGTGATGCGCGCCGCCGCCCTCGACCCGGTCACCAGCCGGCTGCTCGGGGTGCGCGTCGGCTGGATGCTCGCGCTCGGCTGGGGGCTGGCGGCGATGGTCGGCGCGGTCTCGGGGATGATGGTGGCGCCGGTCGTGTTCCTCGAGCCGAACTTCATGCAGACCGTCGCCGTCTACGCCCTCGCCGCCGCGGTGCTGGGCGGGATCGACAGCGCGCTGGGCGCGGTCGTCGGCGGCGCCATCGTGGGCGTGACCGTGAACCTCGCCGGCACCTACCTCGGCTCGATCGGGGCGTCGCTGCGGCTGGTGGTGGCGCTGGCGATCATCGTCGGGGTGCTGGTGGTGCGGCCCTCGGGGCTGCTCGGACGCCCGGACGCGCAGCGCGTATGA
- a CDS encoding branched-chain amino acid ABC transporter permease, producing MTGAPPAAGRRRPLLPGAVALGLLAVPPLLLPDFVTYDLAYAGVYAIAILGLVLLTGFSGQISLGQGAFMAIGGYASAILVATAGWSLYLTIPVAGVLATVVGIVVGIPAARLTGIYLALATFALSLAAPALLKEAVPLTNGARGIVVSSAAPVGPLTQEQCQYYLCWGIAALLLVFAVNLVRGRFGRALVAVRDSEAAARASGINVPLYRAAAFGISAFCAGIAGALLSDLAGFVNPDSFGPQLSITVLVGAVVGGVGSMLGPVLGALFVEFLPIRAQDIPRVGTAAPAVIEGVLLILVVLVAPTGLAGLLQRAAASTQQRFSRRRTPPATGAEAALLSAELRGVAMVIEAHRAEETEVRQ from the coding sequence ATGACCGGCGCGCCGCCCGCCGCCGGCCGGCGCCGTCCGCTCCTGCCCGGCGCCGTCGCCCTCGGCCTGCTCGCGGTGCCGCCGCTGCTGCTCCCCGACTTCGTCACCTACGACCTCGCCTACGCCGGCGTCTACGCGATCGCGATCCTCGGACTGGTCCTGCTCACCGGGTTCTCGGGGCAGATCTCGCTCGGTCAGGGCGCCTTCATGGCGATCGGCGGCTACGCGTCGGCCATCCTCGTCGCCACCGCCGGGTGGAGCCTCTACCTCACCATCCCCGTCGCCGGTGTGCTCGCGACCGTCGTCGGCATCGTCGTCGGCATCCCCGCGGCACGGCTCACCGGCATCTACCTGGCACTGGCGACCTTCGCGCTGTCGCTGGCCGCGCCCGCGCTGCTGAAGGAGGCCGTCCCCCTCACCAACGGCGCCCGCGGCATCGTGGTGAGCAGCGCCGCGCCGGTGGGGCCGCTGACCCAGGAGCAGTGCCAGTACTACCTCTGCTGGGGGATCGCCGCGCTGCTGCTCGTCTTCGCCGTCAACCTCGTGCGCGGCCGCTTCGGGCGCGCGCTGGTGGCGGTGCGCGACAGCGAGGCCGCGGCGCGTGCGTCCGGGATCAACGTGCCCCTGTACCGCGCCGCCGCCTTCGGGATCTCGGCGTTCTGCGCGGGCATCGCCGGGGCGCTGCTGTCCGATCTCGCCGGCTTCGTCAACCCCGACAGCTTCGGCCCGCAGCTCTCCATCACCGTCCTCGTCGGCGCGGTGGTCGGCGGCGTCGGCTCGATGCTCGGCCCGGTGCTGGGGGCGCTGTTCGTCGAGTTCCTGCCGATCCGGGCACAGGACATCCCCCGGGTCGGCACCGCCGCACCCGCGGTGATCGAGGGGGTGCTGCTCATCCTGGTCGTGCTGGTGGCGCCCACCGGTCTCGCGGGCCTGCTCCAGCGCGCCGCCGCGAGCACGCAGCAGCGGTTCTCTCGCCGCCGCACGCCGCCCGCGACCGGCGCCGAGGCCGCACTCCTCTCCGCGGAGCTGCGCGGGGTCGCCATGGTCATCGAGGCTCACAGAGCCGAGGAAACGGAGGTCAGGCAGTGA
- a CDS encoding EAL domain-containing protein gives MTTTLMRVRPLLPVIAFRLSSGLVVTVAAAGALALHRLVRRRTEVAGRRAEERVTEQVRLHAELVQRARSFRALFEDNPQPMFVWEAGTFRILAANQAAVVQYGYTQEELLVMAIPDLRWPDEHAQFTEIAAAIAVEGRREFQGIRHRTKSGRAFDVEIQVREVDFEGLRVWLTVIDDVTERIRLNRELEHQAFHDSLTGLPNRALFHDRVEHVHRRLLRSSRRYAVLMLDLDNFRTVNDGFGHSAGDELLLEVSSRLAAGVRPADTAARLGGDLFGILLEDLVGEGEAVEVAGRMVLAMRRPFAVAGRSVTLGATIGIALSGDAAAAATDVVRNADVALFAGKAAGKDRHRLFSEEMHAAVLGRITLEQELREGISREEFVLRYQPKVDSRSGAVVGVEALVRWNHPRRGLLAPDAFLALAEESGLIVELDAWVLDTACRQASAWARSGAGPVSIAVNVSGRDLAGHALLEQVRRVLRETPLDPRLLQLELTESAAVQQEGEALSMLREIRALGVHIAIDDFGTGYSILSRLQDFPIDMLKIDRSFITRITSMDSECPIVSATVAMGLGLGLEVVAEGVETEQQRMYLVRQGCGQLQGYLISRAVEPDLIPPMLRVSPLPPIEDMRWAALESALHVTALEPPVDDLVRGLLVELQRLTGLDSVYLTRLHRERGDQETLFSRGSSPISASGCGTLAPPDDRRTSVGVPVILGDGSIFGTLGGDSERRVPLSDPGLEVMRIFASLIAAQIPIPAGADGAS, from the coding sequence GTGACCACAACCCTGATGCGGGTGCGTCCCCTGCTGCCGGTCATCGCCTTCCGTCTCTCCAGCGGGCTGGTCGTGACGGTCGCGGCCGCCGGCGCGCTGGCGCTGCACCGCCTGGTGCGCCGGCGTACGGAGGTCGCCGGTCGCCGCGCCGAGGAGCGCGTCACCGAGCAGGTGCGGCTGCACGCCGAGCTGGTCCAGAGGGCGCGCAGCTTCCGCGCCCTCTTCGAGGACAACCCGCAGCCGATGTTCGTGTGGGAGGCGGGCACCTTCCGCATCCTGGCGGCCAACCAGGCGGCGGTCGTCCAGTACGGCTACACCCAGGAGGAGCTCCTCGTCATGGCCATTCCGGACCTTCGCTGGCCGGACGAGCACGCGCAGTTCACCGAGATCGCCGCGGCCATCGCCGTCGAGGGGAGGAGGGAGTTCCAGGGGATCCGCCATCGCACCAAGAGCGGGCGCGCCTTCGACGTCGAGATCCAGGTTCGCGAGGTCGACTTCGAGGGACTGAGGGTGTGGTTGACCGTCATCGACGATGTCACCGAGCGGATCAGGCTGAACCGCGAGCTCGAGCACCAGGCGTTCCACGACTCGCTGACCGGGCTCCCCAACCGCGCGCTCTTCCACGACCGCGTCGAGCACGTGCACCGGCGGCTGCTGCGGAGCTCGCGCCGGTACGCGGTGCTCATGCTCGACCTCGACAACTTCAGGACCGTCAACGACGGCTTCGGCCACTCCGCGGGCGACGAGCTCCTCCTCGAGGTGTCGAGCCGGCTCGCCGCCGGGGTGCGGCCGGCCGACACCGCCGCGCGGCTGGGCGGCGACCTGTTCGGCATCCTTCTCGAGGACCTGGTGGGGGAGGGGGAGGCGGTCGAGGTCGCCGGCCGCATGGTCCTCGCCATGCGGCGGCCGTTCGCGGTCGCCGGGCGCTCGGTCACCCTCGGCGCCACCATCGGGATCGCCCTCTCGGGCGATGCCGCCGCCGCGGCCACCGACGTGGTGCGCAACGCGGACGTCGCCCTCTTCGCCGGCAAGGCGGCCGGCAAGGATCGTCACCGGCTGTTCTCCGAGGAGATGCACGCCGCCGTGCTCGGCCGGATCACCCTGGAGCAGGAGCTTCGCGAGGGGATCTCCCGGGAGGAGTTCGTCCTCCGGTACCAGCCCAAGGTCGACAGCCGGAGCGGCGCGGTGGTCGGCGTCGAGGCGCTGGTCCGGTGGAACCACCCGCGGCGGGGGCTGCTGGCGCCGGACGCGTTCCTGGCGCTGGCGGAGGAGAGCGGGCTGATCGTGGAGCTGGACGCCTGGGTGCTCGACACCGCGTGCCGCCAGGCGAGCGCCTGGGCGCGATCCGGGGCCGGGCCGGTGTCGATCGCCGTCAACGTCTCGGGACGGGACCTCGCCGGCCACGCGCTGCTCGAGCAGGTGCGCCGGGTGCTGCGCGAGACCCCGCTCGATCCCCGGCTGCTGCAGCTGGAACTCACCGAGAGCGCCGCGGTGCAGCAGGAGGGGGAGGCGCTGTCGATGCTGCGGGAGATCCGGGCGCTCGGGGTCCACATCGCCATCGACGACTTCGGCACCGGCTATTCGATTCTCAGCCGCCTGCAGGACTTTCCCATCGACATGCTCAAGATCGACCGCTCCTTCATCACCCGGATCACCAGCATGGACTCGGAGTGCCCGATCGTGTCGGCCACGGTCGCCATGGGGTTGGGGCTCGGGCTCGAGGTCGTCGCCGAGGGGGTCGAGACCGAGCAGCAGCGGATGTATCTCGTCCGCCAGGGCTGTGGCCAGCTGCAGGGATACCTGATCAGCCGCGCGGTCGAGCCGGACCTGATCCCTCCGATGCTGCGGGTCTCACCGCTGCCACCGATCGAGGACATGCGCTGGGCGGCTCTGGAGAGCGCCCTCCATGTGACCGCCCTGGAGCCGCCGGTCGACGACCTGGTCCGCGGGCTGCTCGTCGAGCTGCAGCGGCTGACCGGTCTCGACTCCGTGTACCTGACCCGCCTCCACCGGGAGCGGGGCGACCAGGAGACCCTGTTCAGCCGCGGTTCCTCGCCGATCAGCGCGTCCGGGTGCGGCACCCTCGCGCCGCCGGACGATCGGCGGACCTCCGTCGGTGTGCCGGTCATCCTCGGTGACGGGAGCATCTTCGGCACCCTCGGCGGCGACAGCGAACGCCGTGTTCCCCTGTCGGATCCGGGGCTCGAGGTGATGCGGATCTTCGCCAGCCTCATCGCCGCCCAGATCCCGATCCCCGCCGGCGCCGACGGCGCATCGTGA